In a genomic window of Candidatus Thiothrix sulfatifontis:
- a CDS encoding carboxypeptidase regulatory-like domain-containing protein has protein sequence MIIYIRLILLVWLIMLPVGSYASYNIDRSSTTTGSSYWGSNILRMDARISGTYLYITASKQTGTFSSTGTMYLKTGSPETYGVNRTSGTIYADSSSIALNHDLAAYTGYPKDFYIRYESNDGGWAWAGPIRVSSAAPTVSGLSGNQTLKAGESYRLVGTVNAGSGDSLSSVTAAVTGPGISTSNKTAMNRDNVNAASFSLSNFTFSTATFSTPGVYTVGIWAKTVQHPSPANALGSFTVTVASATPSVSGLSGNQTLKAGESYRLVGTVNAGSGDSLSSVTAAVTGPGISTSNKTAMNRDNVNAASFSLSNFTFSTATFSTPGVYTVGIWAKTVQHPSPANALGSFTVTVASATPSVSGLSGNQTLKAGESYRLVGTVNAGSGDSLSSVTAAVTGPGISTSNKTAMNRDNVNAASFSLSNFTFSTATFSTPGVYTVGIWAKTVQHPSPANALGSFTVNVSKSKYINVSDWAQDAADFMVTQEIVDNPTSYDLRGTTSINRAELATMLYRALGGGKSKADIQFETWAGGNLQSTFLDINDASVWYYDEVAYLSRLQFDDLVSVFDRGYEQGMNPLFKPSSNISRAWALKAILESWNLSPLKAFAVDVEFDDVPFSHPAAGYIYSALENGLIKGDGDQNTYRPDIKLNREDVFVILHRLMDKSANIKSRQINKPLIDGNDFFQSDFNDGEIGIRYEQPVCHNVIAPNIVIQRVREGVQTIDEAELYSVDLQIGISGGSDSCIDSNKITNHKNLFAAWRADGGTFVDLTPAGETPFSKVRWIAPDRYSSGTTSGVYRIVAYVGNNLGIEVSETALLQITQVTPSLNKPTVSLNAPLSQVRGGSSLVLSGIAQDGGDTSRANYGIREVMLEYSFDGVTWNLIERNIPIDKNNRWEVEWSVPDIYGNLTIRVQSMNLDGNANDGVITRSIAVVPEMRITGYVLSDGGEPWVNAQVILGGKLSTSTLTDNYGSFDFGGLEAGVYTLQAKKDDISSKSTEITLTANAPKPQIEIILQLTAFDTDGDGYPDDKDAFPNDPKEWLDTDGNGIGNNADPDDDNDGMPDTWEAQHGFDSLNSTDATQDADKDSFTNKQEYDAGTDPNNAKSYPVTATISSVTPNTAIVGKRLELVITGKNLTGSIDVTLSGCEDMQIRADGGYPQLSPKSALNNAVAPPTAPPPPPPSGTLPPLPGVGDLVNQFTASCMPTAAGVKTGIIRDKAGSDYILKQFTVDVSAASEALQFIGNISTSAMNFDDANKYCKDRGTRLPTIEELRNAYQLTDTPLSILTEHAGFKVLTQETGLWSSTPNPDISGNYYVIYGNETWAWQNSSKQSKYFVHCVGKAGTAAPDNPAIHVLPIIMQLLME, from the coding sequence TTGGCAGCTTATACTGGCTACCCCAAAGATTTCTATATCAGGTATGAAAGTAACGATGGTGGTTGGGCATGGGCTGGTCCCATTAGAGTTTCTAGTGCGGCACCCACCGTGAGTGGTCTGTCTGGCAACCAGACGCTGAAAGCGGGTGAAAGCTATAGGCTGGTAGGTACAGTCAATGCAGGCAGTGGTGACAGTTTGAGTTCGGTAACGGCAGCGGTAACAGGGCCAGGCATCAGCACTAGCAACAAAACGGCAATGAACCGTGACAATGTGAATGCCGCTTCTTTCTCACTGAGTAACTTCACTTTCAGCACAGCCACTTTCAGCACACCGGGTGTCTATACTGTTGGAATATGGGCAAAGACAGTACAGCATCCGTCACCCGCCAATGCCCTTGGTTCGTTTACGGTTACGGTCGCAAGCGCGACTCCCTCGGTGAGTGGTCTGTCTGGCAACCAGACGCTGAAAGCGGGTGAAAGCTATAGGCTGGTAGGTACAGTCAATGCAGGCAGTGGTGACAGTTTGAGTTCGGTAACGGCAGCGGTAACAGGGCCAGGCATCAGCACTAGCAACAAAACGGCAATGAACCGTGACAATGTGAATGCCGCTTCTTTCTCACTGAGTAACTTCACTTTCAGCACAGCCACTTTCAGCACACCGGGTGTCTATACTGTTGGAATATGGGCAAAGACAGTACAGCATCCGTCACCCGCCAATGCCCTTGGTTCGTTTACGGTTACGGTCGCAAGCGCGACTCCCTCGGTGAGTGGTCTGTCTGGCAACCAGACGCTGAAAGCGGGTGAAAGCTATAGGCTGGTAGGTACAGTCAATGCAGGCAGTGGTGACAGTTTGAGTTCGGTAACGGCAGCGGTAACAGGGCCAGGCATCAGCACTAGCAACAAAACGGCAATGAACCGTGACAATGTGAATGCCGCTTCTTTCTCACTGAGTAACTTCACTTTCAGCACAGCCACTTTCAGCACACCGGGTGTCTATACTGTTGGAATATGGGCAAAGACAGTACAGCATCCGTCACCCGCCAATGCCCTTGGTTCGTTTACGGTTAATGTATCAAAATCAAAATATATAAATGTTTCAGATTGGGCGCAGGATGCAGCAGATTTTATGGTCACACAAGAGATTGTTGATAATCCAACTAGCTATGACTTACGTGGAACAACCTCAATTAATCGTGCTGAGTTAGCCACTATGCTTTATCGAGCATTAGGTGGTGGAAAGTCCAAGGCGGATATACAATTTGAGACTTGGGCTGGCGGTAATCTACAATCAACTTTTCTAGATATTAATGATGCTTCTGTATGGTATTATGATGAGGTCGCATACTTATCACGTTTGCAATTTGATGATCTTGTTTCAGTATTTGATCGTGGTTATGAGCAGGGCATGAACCCTTTATTTAAACCATCGAGTAATATTAGCCGTGCATGGGCTTTGAAAGCTATCTTGGAAAGTTGGAATTTATCGCCTCTAAAAGCATTTGCTGTTGATGTGGAATTTGATGATGTGCCATTCTCTCATCCAGCAGCAGGTTACATTTATAGTGCATTGGAAAATGGTTTAATTAAAGGTGATGGTGATCAAAATACCTATAGGCCAGATATAAAACTTAACCGTGAAGATGTTTTTGTAATATTGCATAGGCTGATGGATAAATCAGCTAATATTAAAAGTCGACAAATAAATAAACCGCTTATTGATGGAAATGATTTTTTCCAAAGTGATTTTAACGATGGAGAAATTGGAATTCGCTATGAGCAACCTGTTTGCCACAACGTTATTGCACCCAATATTGTTATCCAAAGGGTAAGAGAAGGTGTGCAAACTATTGACGAGGCAGAGTTGTATTCCGTTGACTTACAAATTGGTATTTCAGGAGGAAGTGACTCTTGCATTGACTCAAACAAAATAACGAATCATAAAAACCTGTTCGCTGCATGGCGTGCTGATGGTGGAACGTTTGTAGACTTGACACCTGCTGGAGAAACTCCATTTAGTAAAGTGCGTTGGATTGCGCCTGATCGTTATTCATCAGGAACTACAAGTGGTGTTTATAGAATTGTTGCCTATGTCGGTAATAATTTGGGTATTGAAGTTTCTGAGACTGCCTTGTTGCAAATCACACAGGTAACACCATCATTGAATAAACCAACTGTTTCGCTTAATGCACCGCTTAGCCAAGTGCGTGGTGGTAGCAGTCTCGTGCTTTCTGGTATAGCTCAAGATGGCGGTGACACATCTCGTGCAAACTATGGTATTCGAGAGGTTATGCTTGAATATTCATTTGATGGGGTAACTTGGAACCTTATTGAAAGAAATATACCAATAGATAAAAATAACCGATGGGAGGTTGAGTGGAGTGTGCCTGATATTTATGGGAATCTCACTATTCGCGTACAGTCCATGAATCTTGATGGTAATGCCAATGACGGAGTGATAACCCGTTCAATTGCAGTTGTTCCAGAAATGAGGATAACAGGTTATGTGTTGTCTGATGGTGGAGAACCTTGGGTTAATGCCCAAGTAATACTTGGCGGAAAGTTATCTACCAGTACATTAACAGATAACTATGGTAGTTTCGATTTTGGTGGTTTGGAGGCTGGCGTATACACACTGCAAGCTAAAAAAGATGATATTTCTTCTAAGTCAACAGAAATAACACTGACAGCCAATGCCCCTAAGCCTCAAATTGAAATTATTTTGCAGCTTACCGCTTTTGATACTGACGGTGATGGTTATCCCGATGACAAAGATGCTTTCCCCAATGACCCGAAAGAGTGGCTGGATACGGATGGTAATGGCATCGGTAACAACGCTGATCCCGATGATGACAACGACGGAATGCCTGATACGTGGGAAGCACAACACGGTTTTGATTCTCTGAATTCAACAGATGCAACGCAAGATGCTGATAAGGATAGCTTCACCAATAAGCAGGAATATGATGCTGGCACTGACCCGAACAATGCCAAATCATACCCCGTGACCGCAACCATCAGTTCTGTGACACCCAATACAGCGATTGTTGGAAAACGACTGGAACTGGTGATTACAGGGAAAAACTTAACAGGTAGCATAGACGTTACTTTGTCAGGCTGTGAAGACATGCAAATACGGGCAGATGGTGGCTATCCCCAATTGTCGCCGAAGAGTGCTCTGAATAATGCTGTAGCTCCCCCGACTGCTCCGCCACCACCACCGCCATCAGGCACGCTACCACCATTGCCCGGTGTCGGTGATTTGGTTAACCAGTTTACTGCTAGTTGTATGCCGACAGCGGCAGGTGTGAAAACCGGCATTATTCGCGACAAGGCAGGCAGTGATTACATCCTCAAACAGTTTACGGTAGATGTATCGGCAGCATCCGAAGCGCTTCAGTTCATTGGAAATATTAGTACATCAGCAATGAATTTTGATGATGCCAATAAATATTGCAAAGACAGGGGAACAAGGTTGCCAACTATTGAAGAATTGAGGAATGCCTATCAACTTACCGATACGCCTCTCAGCATTTTGACAGAACACGCAGGCTTTAAGGTTCTGACACAAGAGACAGGACTATGGTCGAGTACACCAAATCCAGACATATCAGGTAATTACTATGTGATATACGGTAATGAAACATGGGCATGGCAAAATTCCTCCAAGCAATCCAAGTACTTTGTTCATTGTGTTGGCAAAGCAGGTACTGCCGCCCCTGATAACCCAGCGATCCATGTTCTCCCAATAATCATGCAACTCTTGATGGAGTGA
- a CDS encoding ATP-binding protein: MKKLPIGISTLSSILNDGCVYVDKTALIHQLVTTSRYHFLSRPRRFGKSLLVDTLKELFEGNESLFQGLAIHPLWDWTKKHPVIHITFNDGVHTDRAQLDNRIRAQLHDNAKRLEIELPGTDDIPLQFSRLLERAVEHYGQPAVVLIDEYDKPILDQILDSQRAAELRDGLKNLYSVLKGRDTLLRFVLLTGVSKFSQVSLFSGLNNLNDITLDARYSALCGYTQSELEHHFHDHLKGADMARVRAWYNGYNWLGESVYNPFDILLFVDKGQQFRSYWFETATPSFLLTLLKTGHYYLPQLEYLEVQESSLGSIDIDNIPAEVLLFQTGYLTIHETLQMGNQLGLVLGYPNLEVKLSLTTHLLSYLTPTNSRAPQTSIQIYRLLAKADMDGLRDTFKRFFASIPHDWYRNNSIDQYEGYYASLFYAHVVACGATTIAEDVTATGQIDLTAIVDNKVFIFEFKAIDTEQSSGTALAQIKTKRYADKYRDGRALYLVGIEFSKQTRNIVGFECENS; this comes from the coding sequence ATGAAAAAACTCCCCATCGGCATCAGCACCCTCAGCAGCATCCTCAACGACGGCTGCGTCTACGTGGACAAAACCGCCCTGATTCACCAACTGGTGACAACCAGCCGCTATCACTTCCTCTCCCGCCCGCGCCGCTTCGGTAAATCCCTGCTGGTTGACACCCTCAAAGAACTCTTCGAGGGCAACGAATCATTGTTCCAAGGCTTAGCCATTCACCCGCTATGGGACTGGACAAAAAAACACCCCGTCATCCACATCACCTTCAACGACGGCGTGCATACCGACCGGGCGCAACTGGATAACCGTATCCGCGCACAGTTGCACGACAATGCCAAACGCCTAGAAATCGAACTACCCGGAACGGATGACATTCCCCTGCAATTTTCCCGCCTACTTGAGCGAGCTGTTGAACACTACGGGCAACCTGCGGTAGTGCTGATCGACGAATACGACAAACCCATTCTCGACCAAATTCTGGACAGCCAACGCGCCGCCGAATTGCGTGACGGTTTGAAAAACCTCTATTCGGTACTGAAAGGGCGCGACACCCTGCTGCGCTTTGTACTATTGACCGGCGTATCCAAATTTTCCCAAGTCTCACTTTTCAGCGGGTTAAACAACCTCAACGACATCACACTGGATGCGCGTTACAGCGCCTTGTGCGGCTACACCCAAAGTGAACTGGAACACCATTTTCATGACCATCTAAAAGGCGCGGATATGGCACGCGTGAGGGCATGGTATAACGGCTACAACTGGTTAGGAGAATCCGTTTACAATCCGTTTGACATCTTGTTATTTGTCGATAAAGGGCAACAATTTCGCAGCTACTGGTTTGAAACAGCTACCCCCAGCTTTCTGCTGACCTTGCTCAAAACCGGACATTACTACCTGCCACAACTGGAATACCTCGAAGTCCAAGAATCCAGCCTTGGCAGTATTGACATCGACAATATCCCCGCCGAAGTGCTGCTATTCCAAACCGGCTACCTCACCATCCACGAAACCCTGCAAATGGGCAACCAATTGGGTCTCGTCTTAGGCTACCCCAACCTTGAAGTCAAACTCAGTTTGACTACCCATTTGCTAAGCTATCTCACCCCAACCAACAGTCGCGCCCCGCAAACCAGCATACAAATCTACCGCCTACTGGCAAAAGCAGACATGGACGGGCTACGGGATACGTTCAAACGCTTCTTCGCCAGCATCCCCCACGATTGGTATCGCAATAATAGTATTGACCAGTACGAAGGCTATTACGCCAGCCTGTTCTACGCCCACGTGGTCGCTTGTGGTGCGACCACCATTGCGGAAGATGTCACCGCCACCGGACAAATTGACCTAACCGCGATCGTGGACAACAAGGTATTTATTTTCGAGTTCAAAGCCATCGACACTGAACAAAGCAGCGGCACAGCATTGGCACAAATCAAAACCAAACGCTACGCCGATAAATACCGCGACGGACGCGCGTTATATCTGGTCGGCATCGAATTCAGCAAACAAACCCGCAATATCGTCGGGTTTGAGTGTGAGAACAGCTAA
- the gnd gene encoding decarboxylating NADP(+)-dependent phosphogluconate dehydrogenase, whose translation MDTTPSNIGLIGLGVMGSNLALNLNDHGYSLSVYNRTYTLTEHFMAQQAQGRTIQAAQTLPEFVNQLAQPRIIMLMVTAGRAVDAVIEQLLPLLNPNDIIIDGGNSNYKDTTRRWQELTAKSLRFVGMGVSGGEEGARHGPSLMPGGAVEAWSDIRAMFQAVASKVDGVPCCQWLGEGGSGHYVKMVHNGIEYGDMQLIAEACHLMQHALGMDCDAMADTFAAWNQGKLESYLIDITSQILRQKDVDGSPLVTKILDRAGQKGTGLWTAQDALEHAVPLTLIGEAVHARMLSARKDERVAASQILGGLAAPVAAEQRHAYLDAIHDALYAAKLVSYAQGFMLMQTAAQQYGWHLPYGDIALLWRAGCIIRSRFLGDIKASFEREPVPQSLLQDPFFAVELKQAASGWRKAVALAVMQGVPAPALSSALAFFDGYRCAEGSANILQAQRDYFGAHTYQRIDRDPALHFHTHWGASTALSAQGAEEQL comes from the coding sequence ATGGACACCACTCCCAGCAACATCGGTTTAATCGGTCTCGGCGTAATGGGGTCAAACCTCGCGCTCAACCTGAATGACCACGGCTATTCCTTAAGCGTTTACAACCGCACTTACACCCTCACCGAACACTTCATGGCGCAACAGGCACAGGGTCGCACGATCCAAGCCGCGCAAACCTTACCCGAATTCGTCAACCAACTGGCGCAGCCACGCATTATTATGCTGATGGTCACGGCAGGGCGGGCGGTCGATGCGGTGATCGAACAATTGCTACCGCTGCTCAACCCCAACGACATTATTATCGATGGTGGCAATTCCAACTACAAAGACACTACGCGCCGTTGGCAGGAGTTGACGGCGAAAAGCCTTCGTTTTGTCGGCATGGGCGTATCCGGCGGGGAAGAGGGCGCACGGCATGGCCCTTCTCTCATGCCCGGTGGCGCGGTGGAAGCATGGTCGGACATTCGCGCCATGTTCCAAGCCGTTGCTTCCAAAGTCGATGGTGTTCCCTGCTGCCAATGGCTGGGCGAAGGCGGTTCGGGGCATTACGTCAAAATGGTGCACAACGGCATCGAATACGGCGATATGCAATTGATTGCCGAAGCCTGCCACCTGATGCAACACGCGCTGGGAATGGATTGCGATGCAATGGCGGATACGTTTGCCGCGTGGAATCAAGGCAAGCTCGAATCGTATTTGATCGACATTACCAGCCAGATTTTGCGCCAGAAAGACGTGGACGGTAGCCCACTCGTTACCAAAATCCTCGACCGTGCCGGGCAAAAAGGCACGGGGTTGTGGACGGCGCAAGACGCACTCGAACACGCCGTGCCACTGACGTTGATTGGTGAAGCGGTTCATGCGCGGATGTTGTCGGCGCGTAAGGATGAGCGTGTCGCTGCCTCCCAAATCTTGGGCGGTTTAGCAGCACCTGTGGCGGCAGAACAGCGGCACGCCTATCTCGATGCCATCCACGATGCGTTGTATGCGGCGAAGCTGGTGTCGTATGCGCAAGGTTTCATGCTGATGCAAACCGCTGCCCAACAATACGGCTGGCATTTGCCGTATGGCGACATTGCCTTGCTGTGGCGGGCGGGTTGCATTATTCGCAGCCGTTTCTTGGGTGACATTAAAGCCAGCTTTGAACGTGAACCAGTGCCGCAAAGTCTGTTGCAAGACCCGTTTTTTGCAGTGGAACTCAAGCAAGCTGCCAGTGGTTGGCGTAAAGCGGTGGCGTTAGCGGTGATGCAGGGTGTGCCTGCTCCCGCGTTGTCGTCGGCGCTGGCATTTTTTGATGGTTATCGTTGTGCAGAGGGTTCGGCGAATATTTTGCAAGCGCAACGGGATTATTTCGGGGCGCATACCTACCAGCGGATTGACCGCGACCCGGCACTGCATTTTCATACGCATTGGGGCGCTTCGACTGCGCTCAGCGCACAGGGTGCGGAGGAGCAGCTATGA
- the zwf gene encoding glucose-6-phosphate dehydrogenase — MSCGCVGISHAYVIFGATGNLAVHKLLPALYQLHCMGHLADDVEILGCGRTPFTQVSWQAEVRQQLVKQGVADDAALEGFIQRLDYLAGSLTEATFYQALGAWIQSDGECANNVIFYLSVSPDLYVTVTERLAAAQLLDEAQGFRRMVIEKPFGHDLESARTLQHSLSEHLKEEQIYRIDHYVGKEAVQNLLVLRFANLILEPLWNRYHIDHIQITHAETVGVDGRASYYDKSGGAVRDMIQSHLLQVMALLAMEPPVSLEAEALRNEKVKVLQSIRPVNLEALATHAIRGQYAAGEVKGEAVPGYLQEMGVAAGSHTESYAAMKLYIDNWRWKDVPFYLRTGKRLKERRSLVAVRFKQPPMQLFKGSGVYQPHPNWLLIGIQPEDAVRMEISAKVPGLEMHTRQIVMDASVSTPGERKAEAYEELLLDVIKGDRSLFLRYDEVKAAWTVVDPVMQRWADDEQLPLQYPAGGWGPKAAEKIFGDSDRAWRHTLSCNGGE, encoded by the coding sequence ATGAGTTGTGGTTGTGTGGGAATTTCGCACGCTTACGTTATTTTTGGGGCGACGGGCAATTTGGCGGTGCACAAGTTATTGCCAGCACTTTACCAACTGCATTGCATGGGGCATTTGGCGGATGATGTGGAAATCCTCGGCTGCGGGCGCACCCCGTTTACGCAGGTTTCTTGGCAGGCAGAAGTGCGCCAGCAATTGGTAAAGCAAGGTGTGGCTGACGATGCGGCGTTGGAGGGGTTTATCCAGCGGCTGGATTATTTGGCGGGAAGTTTGACGGAGGCGACGTTTTACCAAGCCTTGGGCGCGTGGATTCAGAGCGATGGTGAATGCGCCAATAATGTGATTTTCTACCTCTCGGTCAGCCCGGATTTGTATGTCACTGTCACGGAAAGGTTGGCAGCGGCGCAATTGTTGGATGAGGCGCAAGGCTTTCGGCGCATGGTGATCGAAAAGCCATTTGGTCACGATTTGGAATCGGCGCGGACGTTGCAGCACAGCCTCAGCGAGCACCTTAAGGAAGAGCAGATTTACCGCATTGACCATTACGTGGGCAAAGAGGCGGTGCAAAATTTGCTGGTGCTGCGTTTCGCTAACCTGATTCTAGAGCCGTTGTGGAATCGTTATCACATTGACCACATTCAGATTACCCACGCGGAAACGGTAGGGGTGGACGGGCGTGCCAGCTATTACGACAAGAGCGGCGGGGCGGTGCGCGACATGATTCAAAGCCATTTGCTGCAAGTGATGGCGTTGCTGGCAATGGAACCACCCGTGTCGTTGGAAGCGGAAGCCTTGCGCAATGAAAAGGTCAAAGTGTTGCAATCCATTCGTCCGGTGAATTTGGAGGCGCTTGCGACTCATGCGATACGCGGGCAATACGCGGCGGGCGAGGTGAAGGGTGAGGCTGTCCCCGGTTATTTGCAGGAAATGGGGGTGGCAGCGGGTAGCCATACCGAATCTTATGCGGCGATGAAGCTGTATATCGACAATTGGCGTTGGAAGGATGTGCCGTTTTATTTGCGCACGGGCAAGCGCTTGAAAGAGCGGCGGTCGTTGGTGGCAGTACGTTTTAAGCAGCCGCCGATGCAGTTGTTTAAGGGCAGCGGGGTGTATCAGCCGCATCCGAATTGGTTGCTGATTGGGATTCAGCCAGAAGACGCGGTGCGCATGGAAATTTCCGCGAAAGTGCCGGGGCTGGAAATGCACACGCGCCAGATTGTGATGGATGCGTCGGTGAGTACGCCGGGTGAGCGCAAGGCAGAGGCGTATGAGGAATTGTTGCTGGATGTGATCAAGGGCGACCGTTCGTTGTTTTTGCGCTATGACGAGGTGAAAGCCGCGTGGACGGTGGTTGATCCGGTGATGCAGCGTTGGGCTGATGATGAGCAGTTGCCGTTGCAATACCCCGCAGGTGGTTGGGGGCCGAAGGCGGCGGAAAAGATTTTTGGGGATTCGGATCGCGCGTGGCGGCATACCTTGTCGTGCAATGGAGGTGAGTAA
- the pgl gene encoding 6-phosphogluconolactonase, with protein MLPANTEVLVDAEAVAQRACEWIAAAAAVAIRERGVFRLVLAGGGTPQRAYVLLADTLQDWDRWEIFWGDERCLPVEHVERNSRMSLPTARRFPIPAELGAAAAAVAYAQTISEKLPFDVVMLGMGEDGHTASLFPGFVDDPAALTQTVFDAPKPPPERVSLSVAALQACRQQLVLVTGAGKVEALAQWRSGARLPIALAVREDACLLVDIAAYGQ; from the coding sequence ATGTTACCAGCGAATACAGAAGTGTTGGTGGATGCGGAGGCGGTGGCGCAGCGGGCGTGTGAGTGGATTGCAGCGGCGGCAGCGGTGGCGATTCGTGAGCGCGGGGTGTTTCGCTTGGTACTGGCGGGGGGCGGTACGCCGCAGCGGGCGTATGTTTTGCTGGCGGATACGTTGCAGGATTGGGATCGGTGGGAGATTTTTTGGGGGGATGAGCGGTGTTTGCCAGTTGAGCATGTCGAGCGTAATTCGCGGATGAGCTTGCCAACGGCGCGGCGGTTTCCGATTCCGGCGGAGTTGGGGGCGGCAGCGGCGGCGGTGGCGTATGCGCAGACGATTAGTGAGAAATTGCCGTTTGATGTGGTGATGTTGGGGATGGGGGAAGATGGGCATACGGCGAGTTTGTTTCCGGGGTTTGTGGATGATCCCGCCGCGTTAACACAGACCGTGTTTGATGCGCCGAAGCCGCCGCCGGAGCGGGTGAGTTTGAGTGTGGCGGCGTTGCAGGCGTGTCGGCAGCAATTGGTGTTGGTCACGGGGGCGGGTAAGGTTGAGGCGTTGGCGCAATGGCGTAGCGGGGCGCGTTTGCCGATTGCGTTGGCGGTGCGGGAGGATGCTTGCTTGTTGGTGGATATTGCCGCTTACGGTCAATAG
- the hemB gene encoding porphobilinogen synthase — protein MAIYPGMYPYTRMRRMRRDDFSRRLMRENVLTANDLIWPVFVMEGENQREAIASMPGVERISIDLLVKEAEAAFKLGIPAMAIFPVTPQSAKTDKAEEAWNPDGLAQRAVRAIKAAVPELGVITDVALDPFTSHGQDGLMDENGYILNDETVSALTKQALSHAEAGADVVAPSDMMDGRIGEIRDVLEQHGHLNTRILAYSAKYASSFYGPFRDAVGSAANLKGGNKYSYQMDPANSDEALWEVALDLQEGADMVMIKPGMPYLDIVRRIKEEFKAPTYVYQVSGEYAMFKAAGMNGWINEKACVMEALLGMKRAGADGILTYYAKQVAEWLKHD, from the coding sequence ATGGCTATTTACCCCGGAATGTACCCTTACACCCGTATGCGCAGGATGCGCCGTGATGATTTTTCCCGCCGTTTAATGCGCGAAAACGTGCTGACTGCCAATGATTTGATTTGGCCAGTGTTTGTGATGGAAGGCGAAAATCAGCGCGAAGCCATTGCCTCCATGCCCGGTGTGGAGCGCATTAGCATTGATCTGCTGGTGAAAGAAGCGGAAGCAGCGTTCAAGCTGGGTATTCCGGCGATGGCGATTTTCCCCGTGACACCGCAATCCGCGAAAACGGATAAGGCGGAAGAGGCGTGGAATCCCGATGGTTTAGCGCAACGCGCGGTACGGGCGATCAAAGCGGCTGTGCCGGAATTGGGTGTGATTACCGATGTGGCGCTTGACCCGTTCACCTCGCACGGGCAAGACGGTTTGATGGATGAAAACGGTTATATCCTCAACGATGAAACGGTGTCGGCGTTGACTAAGCAAGCGCTTTCCCACGCCGAAGCTGGCGCGGATGTGGTTGCACCGTCGGATATGATGGATGGGCGTATTGGCGAAATCCGTGACGTGTTGGAACAGCATGGGCATTTGAACACGCGCATCTTGGCGTATTCCGCGAAATACGCTTCCAGCTTTTATGGCCCGTTTCGCGATGCGGTCGGTTCGGCGGCGAATTTGAAGGGTGGCAATAAATACAGCTACCAGATGGACCCTGCCAATTCCGACGAAGCCTTGTGGGAAGTCGCGCTCGACCTGCAAGAAGGCGCGGATATGGTGATGATTAAGCCGGGAATGCCCTACCTCGACATCGTGCGCCGCATCAAAGAAGAGTTCAAAGCGCCCACTTACGTCTATCAAGTCAGCGGCGAATACGCGATGTTCAAAGCGGCGGGCATGAATGGTTGGATTAATGAAAAAGCGTGTGTGATGGAAGCATTGTTGGGGATGAAGCGGGCGGGTGCGGATGGCATTTTGACGTATTACGCCAAGCAAGTGGCGGAGTGGTTGAAGCATGACTGA
- the aroE gene encoding shikimate dehydrogenase: MTDNYAVFGNPIAHSKSPRIHTLFGAQTGEAVEYGAICAEPEEFAQDVMFFLVAGGKGCNITVPFKQEAWELVDELSDYAARAKAVNTLAFRDDGTMVGHNTDGIGIVRDLQQNHGICLQGKRILLLGAGGAVRGVLQPLLEAQPVNLFIANRTAEKAVELAHDFAEFGQVSGGGFADISGQFDLIINGTAASLQGELPPLPDGCLAENGCTYDMMYSAKPTAFVVWGRAQGAAQALDGLGMLVEQAAEAFCIWRGVRPDTAPVLAQLREELSRQ; encoded by the coding sequence ATGACTGACAACTACGCCGTCTTCGGCAACCCCATTGCCCACAGCAAATCCCCGCGCATCCACACCCTATTCGGCGCACAAACCGGCGAAGCGGTGGAATACGGCGCAATCTGTGCCGAGCCGGAAGAATTCGCGCAAGACGTAATGTTTTTCCTCGTGGCGGGCGGCAAAGGTTGTAATATCACCGTCCCTTTCAAGCAAGAAGCGTGGGAGCTGGTGGACGAACTCAGCGATTACGCCGCCCGCGCCAAAGCCGTGAATACGCTGGCTTTCCGCGATGATGGCACGATGGTCGGACATAATACCGACGGCATCGGCATCGTGCGCGATTTGCAGCAAAACCACGGTATCTGCTTGCAGGGTAAACGTATTCTGCTGTTGGGAGCGGGTGGTGCAGTGCGCGGCGTATTGCAACCGTTGCTAGAAGCGCAACCCGTCAACTTGTTCATCGCTAACCGGACTGCCGAGAAAGCGGTGGAATTAGCGCACGATTTCGCCGAATTCGGGCAAGTGTCCGGTGGTGGCTTTGCGGACATCAGCGGGCAGTTTGACCTGATTATCAACGGCACGGCTGCCAGCTTGCAGGGTGAGTTACCACCACTGCCTGATGGTTGCTTAGCAGAGAATGGTTGCACTTACGACATGATGTACAGCGCCAAGCCCACGGCATTTGTGGTATGGGGCAGGGCGCAAGGCGCTGCTCAAGCCTTGGATGGGCTGGGGATGTTGGTCGAGCAAGCGGCAGAAGCATTCTGCATCTGGCGCGGTGTGCGTCCTGACACCGCGCCGGTGTTGGCACAATTGCGGGAAGAATTAAGCCGCCAGTAA